A genome region from Gadus chalcogrammus isolate NIFS_2021 chromosome 7, NIFS_Gcha_1.0, whole genome shotgun sequence includes the following:
- the rab34b gene encoding ras-related protein Rab-34, with translation MLPPVKKDRVIHRLPKCFSHAAALHTKEDFHPAVKTFCQTNKSSAVRFNIAKVIVVGDVSVGKTCFISRFCKEAFEKNYKATIGVDFEMERFEVLGVPFSLQIWDTAGQERFKCIASTYYRGAQAIIVVFDLSSVESLAHARQWLEDAMKENDPSSVLLFLVGTKKDMSSAGQQEDMEREAVRLSEELKAEYWAVSAKSGDGVKNFFFRMASLTFEANVLAELERSGARQSSDIIKLTESTEDRHKRPKSRCC, from the exons ATGTTGCCACCAGTGAAGAAGGATCGGGTCATTCACCGTCTCCCTAAG tgttttAGCCATGCAGCGGCTCTTCACACCAAGGAAGATTTCCATCCAGCAGTCAAGACCTTctgccaaacaaacaaaagcagtGCAGTGCG CTTCAACATCGCCAAGGTGATTGTAGTGGGAGATGTATCTGTTGGAAAGACTTGTTTCATCAGCAG GTTCTGCAAGGAGGCCTTCGAGAAGAACTACAAAGCCACGATCGGGGTGGACTTTGAGATGGAGCGCTTTGAGGTGCTCGGGGTCCCCTTCAGCCTGCAGAT ATGGGACACAGCCGGGCAGGAGAGGTTCAAATGCATCGCCTCCACCTATTACAGAGGTGCACAAG CCATCATCGTGGTGTTTGACTTGAGCAGCGTTGAATCGTTAGCCCATGCCAG acaGTGGCTGGAAGACGCCATGAAGGAGAACGATCCGTCCAGCGTGCTGCTGTTCCTCGTGGGCACCAAGAAGGACATGAGC TCCGCCGGACAGCAGGAGGACATGGAGCGGGAGGCCGTGAGGCTGTCTGAGGAGCTCAAAGCAGAGTACTGGGCCGTGTCCGCCAAGTCAG GGGACGGCGTCAAGAACTTCTTCTTCCGCATGGCCTCGCTGACCTTCGAGGCGAACGTTCTGGCGGAGCTGGAGAGAAGCGGCGCCCGACAGAGCAGTGACATCATCA AACTGACTGAGAGCACAGAGGACAGACACAAACGGCCCAAGAGCAGATGCTGCTGA